TTGTGATATCATCGTAGCCCAAACGTGCAAGAAATGTTGCACAGGACAAAGAAGCCGGACCACATCCCAGTAAACCGATTTTAGCATCAGCATGCGGAACAGTTTGCCCAGGGATTCTAGTTTGAGGTATATTCATTCGTTTGAAAACCTAGAgaatgtcgttcattttataaattagaaTTGGACATTTAACGTATTGAGAAACGCGCAGAAAAGTTCTGTTACATCTGTGGCAAATTGCTGGAGACCACCGATATTGATTGGTCCCTCTTCGGATGCGTACAAGTTACATCCACCCACGCAAAGATCGCTTGTCGGACAAACCATACCGCAAGTAAGGCCGAGAGGATTATCGGAGAGAATCGCTTGTGCCGCACCGTAATAATTTTTATTCGATATAGAAGTGATGAAGGACTTGATGTCCAATTGCGTTGGGCATGATTTCTGACAGGGAGCATCGGCACATTTCAAACAACGCGCAGCTTCTTTTAATGCGCCACGCTCGCTTAACGTGGTGTGTTTGATGTCGTCGAAGTTTTTCGTTAACGGTGGACATTTCTGCAACATGATTTTAATAGGATAAAAATCTactgaaaaattataatttcaCTCGACTCTGTCGTAGATCTTACGCTACACTTTTCGTTGATATTCCTCTTCCACTTTCTTTTATTCTCTTTGGTATGCGCCGAAGGAGTAAGGCTCGCGAATGGCTTCAGTTTTGGATTCAAATTCAAAAGATTCTGGAAAAATATAGTTTCCAATTAGAATACTCAACTCGAgtattttttataaatatcttCTCTCTTATAATCACGTTTTCTTCAATCGTGGTATTAAGCAATAATACACGATAAGACACGAAGtcttataaaaaatataagacTTATAGATAAacttataaaaaatataaacttATAACAAAATGTTATGCCAGAAGAAACTTAAAACTCTTATCTGAAACGCTCTCCGATATCatgaataattataaatatattctCGAGAGAATCGTTTTAAATGAAACGTGTACATTCGAAACAAGTCATAAAGAATTACGAACCTTTAAAGATTCGGAGTACTTACTTCGATGTCAGGTACGTCTTTACTGAGTATCGTGGTAGTTGCCATTCTCCTAAAGAATATTAAAGATACACACAAGTATTTTTTTCTAGTAGCGAGAGTATAATATAAATCTATATCTATCTACGAAATGTTTCAAACATGAGAACACATAAGTACTTGTACTATATTATGTATGAACCATGCAGTGTTCCTGCATCTCTATATTACATTTACATCTATCAATTTACGTACgatatcgatacgtagaaacaagTTTGATAAGATTGCTTTGGAGTGGGAATAATGTTGATAGTTAAATGCTATTTCACCATCATGTGATTTGATATACAAGACAGTCCAACCAAGTCACAACTGTGCTTATAAACTACGTAAGAGCTCGCATGGATTTGTTACCATTACAATCAAACGTCTAATTATTTAATTACTCATATCCGATCTCTGTAAACAATGCTCAAACTGCTCAAACAGCTTGAGcatttttcacagagatggtacCACTAGTCTGTCGATAGTTCACTTCATTACCACTAACAATGTGCAATCAGTTTCaacacttttcgaagagatagcgtagcgaggaagaatccAGTGTGACTTAATCGAGTTGACTTTAAACGGCAACCAATGAGTAGGAGCTCACGCAAACGCAATGTGTGTGGTTTGGATATTTTTGCACATATGTATGTATCACAGTAGATCCTACATAATCAATTAGGAAACGATGGTATAGAACTAATATTTCCGACTAAAATGAATAGTGTATTATAATTTTTACCTTCGTCTTTTAGCATTTTTCCTAAGCAAGCGTCCTGATTGATCCTGATTAAACTGCGTTTCAATCAAGAAGAATCCACTGTACGGTGTATATACATGtgaatatatgcatatatatatatgtatttatctTGGCGTATATAATGGGCGGCAGGCATGACGAGTACTTAATTCACTTGGATACTGGAACAATTCCATGCGATACATTAGTTCTTTTCTTTAGTACTTAATTTAAAATATCAGTCAGTTTTATAGTACACCATGTCTGCTATAACGAAAGGTAGGTAAAATTCTAAATATCCGTTATGTAGAAATGGAAATTTATTaactattattataatttatcacaatATACTTTGCAATACAAACAGATAAAATATTTGGAACAATAGAAAGGAATGTGTTCATAtgaaatgaaatattataattaatatttggtatatatatataaatttgtaTTTAAAAACGCAAGTTACATCATTAATTAATATAAGTATTTAGTTTTAATTAGCTTTATTTACATAATTAAATATAactttatattttaaatatttttttcgacCTTTGGATTCAGATTATCAGTGATTCTCATTCAGTCCCATGCATGGGAAAGGATTAAGATTATTTGtacatatacattatatacTTGATAAATCatgatttaaattaaatttatgcTAGAAATTATTGATTTTATTTACGAATTACTATTAAACATATTTCTGTTGGTGTGTGTTAATAATGAAATAattaattcccaaatttttgcaaagcaatttatattattttttgttTCATAGGTATTTTTATTGTGGCTGCAAAACGTACCCCGTTTGGTACAGCAGGTGGGATATATACTAATAAAAGTGCAACTGATTTGTCAATTGCTGCTGCCACATCAGCTTTGCAGTCTGCCAAATTGAAGCCTGAAAAAGTAGATAATGTTATTCTTGGACATGTATTACCTGTATGTATTCAAACAATCTTTATGTTATCAGCTAATTCTTTTGATCAATATCTCTtgcttttataatatttatttattatctgCAAGTTTTCGTCTGGTGATGGAGCCTTTGCATCACGTCATATTTCATTAAAATGTGGCATACCTTTGGAGAAACCATCTTTTGCAGTCAACAGATTATGTGGATCTGGATTTCAATCGATTGTTAGTGGTGCACAGGTATAGATTTATCTAAATTGAGCTACTAAAAAAATGAACTcaaatttatttataattattattttaaatcTGTGTGAAATAATTTGTACAACTATTATTTTTAGAGCATCTTAACAGGAGAGTCTAAAATAGTTTTAACAGGAGGAGTAGAAAATATGAGTCAAGTTCCCTTTGTTGTAAGAAATGTTCGTTATGGTACAAGTTTGGGGCAGAAATATGAATTCGAAGATGCTTTGTGGGTCGGTTTAATGGACACTTATTGTAATTTACCAATGGCCATGACTGCAGAAAAGCTTGGATCCCAATTTGGCCTAACAAGAGAAGAGGTAGATAAATTTGCTCTAAGAAGTCAACAACTATGGAAAGCTGGCAAGTGCACTTTTTTCACTacattaatttcatttgaattaaTTACTTTAATTGGATGCAGACCATTTTAACATTAATCacttaaattatttttaaaaatgaataatAAAGATTAAGTTTAAGCTTCAATTGTTCCAGCCAATGATGCTGGTCATTTCAAGGAGGAGCTTGTACCTGTAACAGTAACTGTAAAAAGGAAAGAAGTTGTTGCTAATACAGATGAACATCCGCGACCACAAACAACACTTCAGAGTTTAGCTAAATTGGCTCCTATTTTTAAAAAAGACGGCTTAGTTACAGCAGGATCTGCATCTGTATGTTAAATCGTATCTTATTGAAACTAATTAAGtagatatattataatatacataCTCCACAGCTTTAAAAACATAATTTTATTTAGGGTGTTTGTGATGGTGCTGCAGTTGTTATCTTAGCTAGCGAAGAAGCTGTTAAAACAGAAGGACTTACACCATTAGCACGTTTAGTAGGATACAGTGTTGTAGGTGTAGAGCCCAGTATTATGGGAATTGGACCATCTCCAGCTATTAATCAACTTCTTAAGATTACCAATAAAACTTTGAATGACATTGAACTTGTTGAGGTAGAAAATGAAAAATCTCCTATATTAGGATCAATCTAATTGAGAAATTAAATGATTACTTATTTATATTTACTTTTTCATTAGATTAATGAAGCATTTGGAGCTCAAACATTGGCATGCGCTAAAGATTTGAATTTAgatataaataaattaaacgtAAATGGTGGAGCTATTGCTCTTGGACATCCATTGGGTGCATCTGGCAGCAGAATTACTGGACATCTTGTACATGAATTAAGGTGGGTTAATGTGGGTTATTGGGTTAGTGAAATGGTATATTAATGTATATTTAGGATAAATTGTTTATACATATGTTACGTCACTTCGGTAGGAGACGGAAAGCTGGGAAATTAGGAGTTGGTTCTGCCTGCATTGGCGGAGGTCAAGGCATAGCCGTAATGGTGGAAGCTCTTTAATTTTATCACGATGGAAACTTTGTAACTGcaaataattatataaaatctaaatattttctaaaatattttcatatttatatatattttttaatatttttgtacTGTGAGTTATTGTAATAAAAATAGCAGATTTAAATAACTGTAGAGCTTTTCAGAACGGTAAAAATGGAGTATGACGTGCGTAGAATCTGAAAATGtacattaatttaattaaaaatagaatGTCATATCGTACGTACGCACATATACATACTAGAACGAAATTCTCTAAAGACAATTCCATAATGTTGCCTACGGTTAGGATAAGAGGACATTGAACTCTCGTCATTATAATGAGTAAGGCCCGTTTAAAATTTTTACTATTATTCCACCAATTATTCGCGTAGGCAGACAAACATACGCTTATACTCTGTATgtgcatatatatacataaatattatttttgagtaatatttttataatgaATTGAGATTAGACATAAGACATAGAGGCAGATATTACGTACATG
This sequence is a window from Xylocopa sonorina isolate GNS202 chromosome 6, iyXylSono1_principal, whole genome shotgun sequence. Protein-coding genes within it:
- the Yip2 gene encoding yippee interacting protein 2, with protein sequence MSAITKGIFIVAAKRTPFGTAGGIYTNKSATDLSIAAATSALQSAKLKPEKVDNVILGHVLPFSSGDGAFASRHISLKCGIPLEKPSFAVNRLCGSGFQSIVSGAQSILTGESKIVLTGGVENMSQVPFVVRNVRYGTSLGQKYEFEDALWVGLMDTYCNLPMAMTAEKLGSQFGLTREEVDKFALRSQQLWKAANDAGHFKEELVPVTVTVKRKEVVANTDEHPRPQTTLQSLAKLAPIFKKDGLVTAGSASGVCDGAAVVILASEEAVKTEGLTPLARLVGYSVVGVEPSIMGIGPSPAINQLLKITNKTLNDIELVEINEAFGAQTLACAKDLNLDINKLNVNGGAIALGHPLGASGSRITGHLVHELRRRKAGKLGVGSACIGGGQGIAVMVEAL